The sequence below is a genomic window from Tenacibaculum tangerinum.
TGAATGAAAATAATTGTGTTTCATCCAGTAATCGTACCATTTTCCTTCTACTTCTTTAGAACTGTATTTTGATGGAATATTCATTTATTATATGTATATTTATGGCTAAAATTTAACACTTTTTAACCTTTGGCATTGTTTTTGAAATTCAATTAGCAAAAATACAACTATCTGTGAGGTACAGAAAATTAGAGGTTGTTTTTTTAGAACTTAAATAAATAATACTAAATTTGTAAAGGTTAATGCCCTTAAAAAATTAATTTGTAACATTATGAAAACAATTTTATCATTTGTAGCTGTTTGTTTTATTACGCTAACAGTAAGCGCACAAGAATTCAAATTTGAAACTGAAACTATTGACTACGGAAAAGTAGCCATTGGTTCTGAAGGAAAACGTGTATTTGAATTTACTAATGTAGGAGATGCTCCTTTAATCATTCAAGATATAAAGTCAACTTGTGGTTGTACAGTTCCTACAAAACCAGAGAAACCTATTATGCCTGGTGAAAAAGGACAAATTGAAGTTTCTTATGATACGAAGAGACTAGGAGGTTTTTCGAAAGCAATTACTATTATTTCTAATGCTAAGGTAAAAAGAAAAATGATTAAGATTAAAGGTTTTGTTGCTAAAGATGCAACCCCTGCTAATGAGAAAACCGAAAGCAATAGCTAAAAAAATATGTTCTATAAAAAAGAGGCTGTTTAAAAAATAAAACAGCCTCTTTTTTTATATTCTTTGCTCTAGTTTAAACCCAAATTTTAAGCTTACACCGGCTCTCTCTACTTCTATTTTTATTTTCCTACCTGGTTTTCTGTGAAACATATCTAAAATATCGTTTAAATGATATTCATGTGCAGGCTTCAAGTTTATTTTTTTTATAATATCTCCCTCTAAAAGACCCGCTTTAAATGCAGGGGAATTCTCTACCACTCTGTTTATTTTATACGTGGGCTTAAAACGATAAAAATAAGTGTTTACAAACGAAATTACATTCTTATTAGACTCTTGACTATTCATATTATAATCATCTGCAATTCTCGTTACGGCTTGTTCTCTGATTAACTCTTGACCGTCATAAACTATTTGTAAACCGCTCATGTTATAGTAAAAACCTTTCTTTAATGAAGCATTCTTTTTAAGTACAATTCTTTTGTTCGGATAATCAATCCAAACTTTAAAACGTTTTAAAATTCCTCCTCCAATACTACCATTTCTTTTTTTAAACTTCCTAGCATTAAATGTAGACGAAGAGTCTAAAAAAGAAACTGTTGGTTCTTCTACTTCAAACTTTCCTATGGCAACTTTTGGTATTCTGCTACGATTCCCATATATAGTTCCACTAAACCCCTCTCCTATGATGTCTTTGAAAAATTTTTTAGGCGTTTTTAACTGTTTCTTAGTTCCTTCAAAAAGCCACATGGCATCACTACCTCCCGTATCTATCAATAATTTTACTGGTACCATGGTGGTACCGACTGTATCAACCTGAACCTTGGCATTTATATAGGGTTTATTTCTATGAAAGTGCAGCGGAAAACTTTCACAACTACCGCAAGTAGATTTCTTATACGTTTTAGGATTGTAAAAATCGATTCTCTTAGTGGAATAATTTACTTTAATAATTACATCTTTTAACAAATTATACCCAATAATGCCATGAATAGTTGTTCCCATTTTTGCAGAAATGTCAAAAGCGTCTTTCAAAATAACGTACAATCCTTGATTTGAACTTACAATATTCTTTATTCTA
It includes:
- a CDS encoding DUF1573 domain-containing protein, producing MKTILSFVAVCFITLTVSAQEFKFETETIDYGKVAIGSEGKRVFEFTNVGDAPLIIQDIKSTCGCTVPTKPEKPIMPGEKGQIEVSYDTKRLGGFSKAITIISNAKVKRKMIKIKGFVAKDATPANEKTESNS
- a CDS encoding aspartyl protease family protein; translation: MNKRFIYLLTLFFSLSVVAQQKFQFFGKEIDKQSIKFQLINNLIVIPIEINGNQLSFILDTGVNKTILFNLTSSDSIGLHNVKKVLIRGLGTGEPVEALFSRGNNFRIKNIVSSNQGLYVILKDAFDISAKMGTTIHGIIGYNLLKDVIIKVNYSTKRIDFYNPKTYKKSTCGSCESFPLHFHRNKPYINAKVQVDTVGTTMVPVKLLIDTGGSDAMWLFEGTKKQLKTPKKFFKDIIGEGFSGTIYGNRSRIPKVAIGKFEVEEPTVSFLDSSSTFNARKFKKRNGSIGGGILKRFKVWIDYPNKRIVLKKNASLKKGFYYNMSGLQIVYDGQELIREQAVTRIADDYNMNSQESNKNVISFVNTYFYRFKPTYKINRVVENSPAFKAGLLEGDIIKKINLKPAHEYHLNDILDMFHRKPGRKIKIEVERAGVSLKFGFKLEQRI